The genomic window CGACCCGACACAGGTGGCGGCGGCGTTCCGGGCCCTGCTCACGGACGGCGGCAGGTTCGAAGGCGATTTCGAGCATGTGGTCTTCGGGGTGCTGGACCGGACGAGGGGAGCGGTGGTCCGGTCGGCTTTCGAGCGAGCGTTCGCAACAGCCGTGCCCCTTTAGGGGCGCGGGGCTGTGACATTCGCGGCTCCGCCGCGTGGGGCGACAAGCCGCCCACGGCCCGCAGACGGCTTACGAGCTACCGCCACCCGTACCGTTCCCGCAACCGGTGCACAACGGAGTTGAACCGCATCCGGTCCAACGCGCACGCCTCCCGCCGCATCCCGCCCTCATACAGCCGCAACACCCGATCCACAGCGACCCAGGAATCCCGCCCGGACCGATCCCACGGCCCGCTCCCGATCGGCACCCACTCCCGATCCCCGTCATGCCGCTTGCTCGACAGCTGAACGGCGAGAAACGTCCCCCGGGGCTCCCGAGCCACCACGAGCACCGGCCGATCCTTCCCGCGCCCGTCGTTCTCCTCGAACGGCACCCACGTCCAGACGATCTCCCCGGGATCGGGATCCCCGTCATGCGCGGGCGAGTACTCGGTACGCACCCGCCCCACCTCACGGGGATCGGCCTCGACGGTGGCGGTGGGGCCGTAACGCCCGGGCACTTCTTGATCAGCGAAGGAAGTCACGGGGTCACGCTAACCCGCGCCCCGCTAGGGGCGCGGGGAACTGCGCGACAAGCCACAATCAACCCGCAGCCGACCACTCACAGTCGGAGTTGCGGCGCTAGGACTCCCTATCGACCTGCACCTTTTCCACCGGCACCCCATTTACCCCTGCCGAGCCGCCGGCAGGCACCGCGTTCTGGTTCATGGACGACAGCAACTGCCGAGCCAGCCCCAGCCCCGTACCCCCCATCGTGAGCGCCTTGGCGAACATGTCCGCCATCCCGTCGGCCCCGTTCAACACCACCATGTTGTCGACGTTCCCGAAGGCGGACGCACCCGCCTGCACGATCTCCGGCCACTGCTCGGCCAGTTGCTGCGCGATCACCGCCTCCTGGTTCTCGGCCAGCGCGGCGGCCCGCGCCTTGATGCCCTCGGCCTCGGCGAGCCCCTTCGCCCGCGTGGCCTCGGCGGCGGCGAGCCCCTTGGCCTGCCGGGCGGCGGCCTCGGCCTCACCGGTGACCTGGGTCGCGGTCGCCTCGGCGGCGGCCGCCAGTTCGGTCTCCTTGGCCTTGGCCTGCGCGGCGGAGATACGGGCGTCGCGCTCGGCCTCGGCGAGGGTGCGCTTCTCGTAGGCCTTGGCGTCCGCGGGCTTGCGGACGTCCGTCTGGAGCTGCTGCTCGCGCCGGGCCGCCACCAGCTCCGCGACCCGGGTCTCCTGGACGACGACCTCCTGCTTGGCGGCCGCCTCGGCGAGCGGTCCGGCCTGTTGGGCCTTCGCCGCGGCGTTGTCCCGCTCTGCCTGGTAGCCGGCCTGGAGGATCTCGCTGTCGCGGGTGGCCTCCGCCATCCGTGCCGCGGCCTGCTGCTCGGCCTCGGTGGCGAGCCGGTTGGCCTCGGCCTGCGCGATCCGGGCGTCGCGCTGGACGGCCGCCGCGTGCGGCATGGCCAGGTTCTTGATGTAGCCGGTCGGATCCTCGATCTCGTGGATCTGCAGTGAGTCGACGATCAGACCCAGCTTCTCCATCTCCGTACCGCACGCCGCCCGGGTCTGGCCGGTCAGCTTGTCGCGGTCGCGGATCATGTCCTCGACCGTCAACCCGCCCACGATGGACCGGAGATGACCGGCGAACACGTTGTGCACCCGCTCCGAGACCCGCTTCTGCTGGTCGAGGAAACGGCGGGCCGCGTTCGCGATGGACACGAAGTCGTCGCCCACCTTGAAGATGACCACACCACGGATCTTCAGCGGAATGCCCTGGTGGGTCACGCAGTCAACGGACAGCTCGGTCTGGTTGAGGTCGAGCGACAGCTTGCGCACCGCCTGCATACCGGGCAGCACCAGCGTGCCGCGCCCGGTGACGATGCGGAAGCCCATGCCCGCCTCCAGGCCCTCCATCTTGTGCTTGGAGCCGGAGATGATCAGCGCCTCGTTGGGTTCGGCGACGCGCCACATCAGTTTGAACAGACCGATCAGTACCAGGACGGCGCCCACGGCCGCCCCCGCGATCATGCCGATGAACATCGGCACACCCCCTCTGCCAGGTGCCCTTTCGGCACCGAACGTCGGGAGTGTCCCGCGCGGCACGGCGGCGGTACAGGTACCGGGGGACCGTTGTTGCAGTCCTGATGCGAATCGGTGTCAGAAGCCCGACAGGCCGACCCGACGGACCGTCAACTGTCGTACGCGGCAGACACATACACCGTGCGCGGCGGCAGATACTCCATCACCATCACGAGCGTCCCCGGCTCGATCCGGTCCTTCGCGGAGGACGGGTAGGCGAGAAAGTGCTCGGCACCGCCCCGCACCCGGACGATCACCTCGCCGACGAGCCCGGGACCGACCGCACCGGTCACCCGTCCCATCAGCCCGACCATCGACGCTTCGTCCATGGTCACAGCGTACGGGTCACATCGCGAGGTCCGAACCCACGCACACGGCAGGGGACTTGCCCCGTACGCGCCGCACGGCCCCGGCTCCCTCACACCGCGGGCGAATCCGCGGCTGCCCGCTGCGGCGGCCACCGTTCGTGCCAGCGCTGGTCCGCCTCCAACTGCGCGGCCAGCGACAGCAGCAGGGGCTCGCTGTTCGCCGGACCGAGCAGCTGCGCGCCCACCGGCAGCCCGCCGTCCACGAATCCCGCCGGGACGTTCACGCCGGGCCAGCCCAGCACGTTCCACGGCCAGGCGTACGGGCAGGCCGCGATCATCGCGCGGTCGGTGCCGAGGCCGCCCAGGTTGAGCATGGAGCCGATGCGCGGTGGGGGAGCTGCGGTCGTGGGCGCCAGCAGTACGTCGTACGAGTCGAAGAGGGCGCCGATCCGCTGGTGGAGCGTGGCTTCCGCTCGGCGGGCCAGCCGCAGGGGCGCCCCGCCGAGCAGCCGGCCGAGGCGGGCGGCGTCGAGGGTGCGGCGGTCGAGGAGGTCCTGCTGGGTGATCGCGCCGACCCGTTCGGCGATTCCGGCGGTGGCGCGCGGGATGAACGTCAGCCCGATCTGCCCGTAGCGCGGCTCCGCCTCCTCCACCACGTGCCCGAGCGCGGCGAGTCGCTCCGCCACCGCGCGGACCCGTTCCCGTACGCGGGGGTCGAGCCGAGCGGGCAGCGCGGTGAACGGCGGCTTCAGGGACAGCGCGATCCTGAGCCGTCCCGGATCGCGCCCCACCGCCTCGGAGGCGTTGATGGCGGTGGGCCGGTGCAGGTCGCCCTCGTGGTTGCCGCTCGCCGCGTCCAGGAGGAGGGCAGCGTCGGCGACCGTGCGGGCGAGGGTGCCGTTGACGGTGATGCCCTGGAAGGACTCCGCGTGCGGCCAGGTCGAGATGCGGCCGCGCTGGGGCTTGATGCCGACGAGATGCGTCCAGGACGCCGGGATGCGCACCGAGCCGGCGCCGTCCGAGCCCAGCGCGGCCGGCACGAGCCCCGCCGCGACGGCCGCCGCCGAACCGCCGGAGGAGCCACCGGGTGTGTGGTCCGGGTGCCAGGGATTGCGGGTGGCTCCGAAGGCCGGCCCCTCGGTGAACGGCCACTGCCCCAGCTCACACGTGTTGGTCTTGCCGACGACGATCGCCCCGGCCGCGCGCAGCCGCCGTACCGCCTCGCCGTCCTCCGGCAGTGAGGGGAACTCGCCCCGGCAGCCGAACGCGGTCGGCTCGCCCGCCACGTCCATGTCGTCCTTCACGGCCACCGGCACCCCGAGCAACGGCCGCCGCCCGCCCGCCGCCAACTCCTGGTCCGCCGCCTCGGCCTCCACCAGCGCCGCCTCGGCCCGCACCCGCCGGAACGCGTTGACCGTCCCCTGACTCGCCTCGATCCGGGCGAGCGTCCGCTCCACGAGCACCCGCGACGTCACCTCCCCCGCGGCCAGCGCACGAGCACACTCCGCCAGACCCGGGACACGGTCGGCAGCCATACGGAACACCTCCGGAAGCAGGTTTTCTACCGAACGGTAACGTCCGCGCGAGTGCTGCGGTACGGGGAGAACGACTTCCCCTGACGGGACCGGCGATTCGCGCTGGGGGCGACGGCGACGGCGACGGCGGTGGCGGCGGCCGGGGCGTCAGTGGAGGCGTTGCGTGGCTTTGCCTCGGGCGTGCCCGAGTCGCCGGATCGCGGGACCGGAAGCCGCCGGACCATCCGCCGCAGCCGCGTGGCCGCCCGCGGTCGCCTAACCGCGCGCCAAGTGCCGCATGGTCAGCGCCAGGTGGAGCCGGAGTCGGCCTCGTGGTGTGCGGACCGGCCAGCCGAGGAGCGCCTCCGCGTGGGTCAGGCGGTCCTGGAGCGTGGAGTGGTGGACGTTGATCCCGGTGGCCGCCGCCCGCAGGCTCGCCGTCGACGCGACCGCGTGCAGCGTGGCGAGCATCCAGGGCGAGTCCGCCGCGGCCCGCTCCACGTCCCTTACGTCCGGCGGCGGTTCGGCCCCCGGCGCGATCAGCTCGGCGAGGAGGGCGATCCCGCCGAGGTCGTCGGCATACACCACCCGCTCCCCCAGATCCTGCGGGCTGCCCCCGGCGGTGAACCGCAAAGCGGTCCGCGCACCGTCCCAGGACCCGGGCAACCCGAGCACGGGCACGGCCGGTCCCACACCGACCCGCCCACCGGGCAGCTCGGCCTCGGTGGGCCTGCCGTCCCACCGATCACGTGATGCGCCATGCCCGGGCCCGCCGTCCCGCCGATCACCCGATGTGCCGTCGCCGGACCAGCCGTCCCGCCGATCACCCGATGTGCCGTCGTCGGGCCTGCCGTCCTGCCGTCCACGCGATGTGCCCTCGGCGAGCCTGCCGCCCCGGCGCCCCCGCGGTGCACCATCGGCCGGCCCGCCCTCCCGGCGTACCCGCAGGATCCGGGGCCGGCCTCCGAACGGGGCGACGGCGCGGGCGCGGCCGGCGGGGTCGTCGGGGTCGAGGCCGAGGCGTCGGGCGGCGTGCAGCCGGGCTCCCTCGGCGGCGGTGGGGTCGAGGACGGTCTCCACGAGCGCCGGGTCGTCGGCGGGGGAGAGGGGCGCACGGCCCCGGGTCCGGTCCAGCACCACCCGCAGGGCGCCCGCGGCCCGCTCCAGGATGACCGCGTCCACCACACTCGGCTCGGCGGCCCCGGCCCGCTCCAGCCACAGGGCGGGCACACCGTCCGGGACCAGCGCGGCGGACGGCCAGTCCGGGTCCGGCGGAAGGTCACTGTCCTGACGCCGCCCGTCGGGCTCCACCCGCACGTGGACGCGCCGCTCGACGTCGACCAGCCGCGCGGGACACCCGGCCAGCACGGCCGCCCCACGCACCAGCGCCTCCAGACCGGCCCGTGACTCGGCCAGTGTGTCGAAGTAGGCGATGACCCGGACGGCGGCACCGGCATCCGGATCCAGCGCGGTCAGCCGCCCCGCCAGCTCTTTCATACGACCCATGGTGCGGCATGGCGAGGCCGTTCACGGCGGCGGGTTCGTCGTCCGCGGGTGCGAGCAACCGCAGACGACCATCAGGGTCGCCCCGACTCACTCCCCGAGCAACCGCCGCAACCACCGCACATGCGCCTCCCGACAGTCCCGAGACACCGCAGCCTGCGGAGCGAACCCGTCGAACCCATGAAAGCCACCCGGCCACACATGAAGCTCGGCCACCCCACCCGCCTGCCAGAGCCGCGACGCATACGAGACCACCTCATCCCGGAACGTCTCGGCGGACCCGACGTCGAGGAACGCCGGAGGCAAGCCGCTCAGATCCTTCGCCCGCGCGGGCGCCGCGTACTCCGACACATCGGGCCAGCCCCGCAGCTCCCCCAGCAGCGCGGTCCACCCCGTCTCGTTGGCCGTCCGGTCCCAGACACCCCGCCCCGCCATCTGGTGGGCGGACGGTGTGTCGTTGCGATCGTCGAGCATCGGGCACAGCAGCACCTGCCCGATCGGCCGCGGCCCCTTCCGGTCCCGCGTGAGCAGCGCCAGCGCCGCGGTCAGCCCACCACCCGCACTGGCCCCGGCGATGACGATCCGCTCGGGGTCGCCCCCGAGCTCGTCCGCGTGCTCGGCCGTCCACAACAGACCCGCGTAGACGTCCTCGACCGGCGCCGGATGCGGATGCTCGGGCGCCAGCCGGTACTCCACGGACACCACGACCGCGCCCAGCTCCCGCGCCCAGGCCAGCGGAGCGTCCACCCCGACCCGGTTGTTGCCGACGACCATGCCGCCGCCGTGGACGTGGTAGATCACCGGCAGCGGACCCGGCGTCGCGGGGGCGGCGGGACGACAGATCAGCAACGAGATCTCCGGCTCGCCCTCGGGCCCCGGCACCAGCCGGTCCTCGACCTCGAAGAACCCGCCCATGGTGAGGTCGAGCTGCGCCAGCATCTCGATGCCCGGCCCCTGGCGCATGGCGGCTATGTCGTCCATGGTCAGCTGCTGCGGAAGCATGTCCTTGAGTGCCTCAAGAGCCGCCGCGAGCTCGGGATCGAAGGGGGGCGGGATCATGCTCATGGCTTCTCCTCGTGCGGGTGCCGCGCCCACGGTTCGACCGCGACGTGCGCCACCGGTCCGTACCGCGACGCGTGCCAACGGTTCGTACCGAGATGATGAGCGCGACGGCAAGGCGCGAGGAGGCCGTCGTACGGCGGTGGATGCCCGCCATACGGCGGGTGGGCCCGGCGGAAGCCGTACCCAGTCCGCGCGTGTGCCTCCGCGACCGTACGCCGCCCACCGGTAACCGCCCGCCCCTCACCCCGGCGCCGACACCGCATCCCCGCGCATCATCACGCAGTCGAACTCGACGACCCGCCCCGTCGCCGGCTCCCGGGTGACGGGATACATCCCGGTGATCCC from Streptomyces sp. DSM 40750 includes these protein-coding regions:
- a CDS encoding type II toxin-antitoxin system PemK/MazF family toxin, which gives rise to MTSFADQEVPGRYGPTATVEADPREVGRVRTEYSPAHDGDPDPGEIVWTWVPFEENDGRGKDRPVLVVAREPRGTFLAVQLSSKRHDGDREWVPIGSGPWDRSGRDSWVAVDRVLRLYEGGMRREACALDRMRFNSVVHRLRERYGWR
- a CDS encoding helix-turn-helix domain-containing protein, with the protein product MKELAGRLTALDPDAGAAVRVIAYFDTLAESRAGLEALVRGAAVLAGCPARLVDVERRVHVRVEPDGRRQDSDLPPDPDWPSAALVPDGVPALWLERAGAAEPSVVDAVILERAAGALRVVLDRTRGRAPLSPADDPALVETVLDPTAAEGARLHAARRLGLDPDDPAGRARAVAPFGGRPRILRVRREGGPADGAPRGRRGGRLAEGTSRGRQDGRPDDGTSGDRRDGWSGDGTSGDRRDGGPGHGASRDRWDGRPTEAELPGGRVGVGPAVPVLGLPGSWDGARTALRFTAGGSPQDLGERVVYADDLGGIALLAELIAPGAEPPPDVRDVERAAADSPWMLATLHAVASTASLRAAATGINVHHSTLQDRLTHAEALLGWPVRTPRGRLRLHLALTMRHLARG
- a CDS encoding alpha/beta hydrolase, which translates into the protein MSMIPPPFDPELAAALEALKDMLPQQLTMDDIAAMRQGPGIEMLAQLDLTMGGFFEVEDRLVPGPEGEPEISLLICRPAAPATPGPLPVIYHVHGGGMVVGNNRVGVDAPLAWARELGAVVVSVEYRLAPEHPHPAPVEDVYAGLLWTAEHADELGGDPERIVIAGASAGGGLTAALALLTRDRKGPRPIGQVLLCPMLDDRNDTPSAHQMAGRGVWDRTANETGWTALLGELRGWPDVSEYAAPARAKDLSGLPPAFLDVGSAETFRDEVVSYASRLWQAGGVAELHVWPGGFHGFDGFAPQAAVSRDCREAHVRWLRRLLGE
- a CDS encoding amidase: MAADRVPGLAECARALAAGEVTSRVLVERTLARIEASQGTVNAFRRVRAEAALVEAEAADQELAAGGRRPLLGVPVAVKDDMDVAGEPTAFGCRGEFPSLPEDGEAVRRLRAAGAIVVGKTNTCELGQWPFTEGPAFGATRNPWHPDHTPGGSSGGSAAAVAAGLVPAALGSDGAGSVRIPASWTHLVGIKPQRGRISTWPHAESFQGITVNGTLARTVADAALLLDAASGNHEGDLHRPTAINASEAVGRDPGRLRIALSLKPPFTALPARLDPRVRERVRAVAERLAALGHVVEEAEPRYGQIGLTFIPRATAGIAERVGAITQQDLLDRRTLDAARLGRLLGGAPLRLARRAEATLHQRIGALFDSYDVLLAPTTAAPPPRIGSMLNLGGLGTDRAMIAACPYAWPWNVLGWPGVNVPAGFVDGGLPVGAQLLGPANSEPLLLSLAAQLEADQRWHERWPPQRAAADSPAV
- a CDS encoding flotillin family protein; amino-acid sequence: MFIGMIAGAAVGAVLVLIGLFKLMWRVAEPNEALIISGSKHKMEGLEAGMGFRIVTGRGTLVLPGMQAVRKLSLDLNQTELSVDCVTHQGIPLKIRGVVIFKVGDDFVSIANAARRFLDQQKRVSERVHNVFAGHLRSIVGGLTVEDMIRDRDKLTGQTRAACGTEMEKLGLIVDSLQIHEIEDPTGYIKNLAMPHAAAVQRDARIAQAEANRLATEAEQQAAARMAEATRDSEILQAGYQAERDNAAAKAQQAGPLAEAAAKQEVVVQETRVAELVAARREQQLQTDVRKPADAKAYEKRTLAEAERDARISAAQAKAKETELAAAAEATATQVTGEAEAAARQAKGLAAAEATRAKGLAEAEGIKARAAALAENQEAVIAQQLAEQWPEIVQAGASAFGNVDNMVVLNGADGMADMFAKALTMGGTGLGLARQLLSSMNQNAVPAGGSAGVNGVPVEKVQVDRES